Proteins co-encoded in one Desulfovibrio inopinatus DSM 10711 genomic window:
- a CDS encoding fumarate hydratase, producing the protein MRTVQASEIIEAVATMAVHSNRILPNDIRQRFDECAAKETSDAAKEIFRQLKENYELAEETGLPLCQDTGLAVLFVELGEDVKVEGMNIREAINEGVRKGYEEGYLRKSACDPLTRANTKDNTPAIIHFDIVPGDKIKISFMAKGGGSENMSRVTMLAPAQGWEGIKKFVLNRVAEAGPNPCPPTIVGIGIGGTFELAPILAKKALLRKLDDTNPDEKLAAMEDELLTEINKLGIGPMGLGGATTTLAVKIRMHPCHIASLPLAVNIQCHSARHEEVEI; encoded by the coding sequence ATGCGAACCGTACAGGCTTCCGAAATTATCGAGGCCGTCGCCACCATGGCGGTGCATTCCAACCGTATTTTGCCGAACGATATCCGGCAACGGTTTGATGAATGTGCAGCCAAGGAAACCAGCGACGCCGCCAAAGAAATTTTCCGGCAGCTCAAGGAAAATTACGAGTTGGCTGAAGAAACCGGCCTGCCATTGTGTCAGGATACCGGGCTTGCCGTGCTGTTTGTGGAGCTTGGCGAAGACGTGAAGGTCGAAGGGATGAATATTCGTGAGGCCATCAACGAAGGGGTACGCAAAGGGTATGAAGAAGGCTACTTGCGTAAATCGGCCTGTGATCCCTTGACCCGCGCCAATACCAAAGACAACACCCCGGCGATCATCCATTTTGACATTGTGCCCGGCGATAAAATCAAGATTTCGTTCATGGCGAAAGGTGGCGGTTCGGAAAATATGTCGCGCGTCACCATGCTGGCTCCGGCTCAGGGGTGGGAAGGCATCAAAAAGTTTGTGCTCAACCGTGTTGCCGAGGCTGGACCGAATCCGTGTCCGCCAACCATCGTCGGTATCGGCATCGGAGGCACCTTTGAATTGGCCCCGATTCTCGCCAAAAAAGCACTGCTGCGCAAGCTTGACGATACGAATCCCGATGAAAAGCTGGCTGCCATGGAAGACGAATTATTAACCGAAATCAACAAGCTTGGTATTGGTCCTATGGGGCTTGGCGGTGCGACGACGACACTCGCCGTCAAAATCAGAATGCATCCTTGCCATATTGCCAGTCTGCCCCTGGCCGTCAATATCCAATGCCATAGCGCACGGCACGAGGAGGTCGAGATCTGA
- a CDS encoding Fe-S-containing hydro-lyase → MAEYNLTTPLTDDDIVKLKAGDVVKLTGTIYTARDAAHKRLCDLLDKGEDLPFDLKGAVVYYVGPSPAPPGRPIGAAGPTTSYRMDSYAPRLHSLGLKASIGKGKRNDAVKQALIDHKAVYFGATGGAGALLSKCISAAKVIAFDELGPEAIRELTVESFPLLVINDAHGGELYAQPDRQAVGLE, encoded by the coding sequence ATGGCCGAATACAATCTCACCACACCGCTGACCGACGACGATATCGTCAAGCTGAAGGCTGGAGATGTCGTGAAGCTGACCGGTACTATTTATACGGCCCGAGATGCAGCGCACAAACGACTGTGCGATCTGCTCGACAAGGGCGAAGACTTGCCCTTCGATCTCAAAGGGGCGGTTGTTTACTATGTTGGCCCCAGTCCGGCACCTCCGGGACGCCCCATTGGCGCGGCCGGTCCGACGACGAGTTATCGCATGGATTCGTATGCTCCCCGACTGCACAGTCTGGGGCTCAAAGCAAGCATCGGCAAAGGCAAGCGTAATGATGCCGTAAAGCAAGCACTTATTGACCATAAGGCGGTCTACTTCGGTGCAACCGGTGGAGCCGGTGCGCTTTTATCCAAGTGCATCTCCGCGGCCAAAGTCATTGCGTTTGACGAACTTGGTCCTGAAGCCATTCGTGAACTGACGGTGGAATCGTTTCCATTACTTGTCATCAATGACGCGCATGGCGGCGAACTGTACGCTCAGCCCGATCGTCAAGCCGTTGGC